Proteins from a genomic interval of Scomber scombrus chromosome 11, fScoSco1.1, whole genome shotgun sequence:
- the LOC133990929 gene encoding homeobox protein Mohawk-like codes for MTSDTLLHLEDSRRAEERSRLNCVDIAQTGLTDGKNTDLLRCQETTESSSSIKYRRYGSRLGGVKVRHKRQVLQDMARPLKHWLYKHRDNPYPTKTEKVLLALGSHMTLVQVSNWFANARRRLKNTVRQPDLSWALRIKLYNKYIQGNAERLSVCSDDTDSDDECPLQTPISQSDFGRSSSHKGVLEKQGMADSANSDDSVSPPSKYKSSLLNRYLNDTLRHMMATKADGVTAARKRRSHSESFSSNECDRDVVSPASSYETETNFVYHMDTVEYTSTKYDSGQQKDRGQQRREDQGWREIHAAVALTDLAQGQSCTADQSSVTVSSAATGLCCTREPFSVTRTNIIDRMCITGPNSALRQSCTAGPTLTSRIIQKSSHISEVQTVKVVLANSV; via the exons ATGACGTCTGACACTCTGCTTCATTTGGAGGACagcaggagagcagaggagaggagcagattGAACTGTGTTGATATAGCTCAAACTGGTTTAACAGACGGGAAGAACACAGACCTTCTGCGATGCCAGGAGACCACTGAAAGCAGCTCTTCCATAAAGTACAGAAGATATGG GTCTCGTTTGGGTGGGGTCAAAGTTCGCCACAAGAGACAGGTGCTGCAGGATATGGCACGACCCCTGAAACATTGGCTTTACAAACACCGGGACAACCCGTACCCCACCAAGACTGAGAAGGTCTTGCTGGCTTTGGGCTCACATATGACACTGGTACAG GTTTCAAACTGGTTTGCAAATGCCCGACGGAGGCTGAAGAACACAGTGAGACAGCCAGACCTGAGCTGGGCCCTGAGGATCAAACTCTACAATAAATACATCCAGGGAAACGCTGAGAGGCTGAGTGTGTGCAGCGATGACACCGACTCAGATG ATGAATGTCCTTTACAAACACCTATCAGCCAATCAGACTTTGGAAGGTCATCTTCCCACAAGGGTGTGCTTGAGAAACAGGGCATGGCCGACTCCGCCAACAGTGACGACAGTGTGTCGCCTCCGTCCAAGTACAAGAGCAGTTTACTGAATCGGTATCTGAACGACACCCTGCGGCACATGATGGCGACGAAGGCCGATGGCGTCACCGCAGCCCGCAAGAGGAGGAGCCACTCTGAGTCATTCAGCTCCAACGAATGTGATCGAGATGTTGTCTCCCCGGCATCATCCTATGAAACAGAGACCAACTTTGTCTACCACATGG ACACAGTGGAGTATACTTCAACTAAATATGAcag TGGCCAGCAGAAGGACAGAGGCCAGCAGAGACGAGAAGACCAAGGCTGGAGGGAGATCCATGCTGCCGTGGCTCTGACTGACCTGGCCCAGGGGCAGAGCTGCACAGCAGACCAGAGCAGCGTGACAGTGTCCAGCGCTGCCACAGGGCTGTGCTGCACCAGAGAGCCCTTCTCTGTTACGAGGACCAATATCATAGACAGGATGTGCATCACAGGGCCCAACTCTGCTCTGAGGCAGAGCTGCACCGCTGGGCCCACTCTCACCAGCCGCATCATCCAGAAGTCCTCTCATATCTCTGAGGTCCAGACTGTCAAAGTCGTCCTGGCAAACAGTGTGTAG
- the LOC133990920 gene encoding ras-related protein Rab-18-B-like → MNMDEDVLTTLKLLIIGESGVGKSSLLLRFTEDTFDPEQSATIGVDFKVKTLAIDGNKAKLAIWDTAGQERFRTLTPSYYRGAQGVILVYDVTKRETFTKLENWLNELETYTTRNDIVKMLVGNKIDRDDHEVDRNEGLKFARKHSMLFIEASAKTKDGVQCAFEELVEKILQTPGLWESENQGQKVRLGEQEQGGNRACGGYCSIP, encoded by the exons ATGAATATGGATGAAGACGTGCTGACGACTCTGAAACTGTTGATAATTGGCGAAAGTGGAGTCGGGAAGTCCAG TCTCCTCCTGAGGTTCACAGAAGACACTTTTGATCCAGAGCAGTCAGCGACCATAG GTGTGGACTTCAAAGTAAAGACACTGGCGATAGATGGAAACAAAGCAAAGCTCGCCATATGG GACACAGCTGGACAGGAAAGATTTCGCACCCTGACACCCAGCTACTACCGTGGTGCACAGGGAGTCATACTTG tatATGACGTCACAAAGCGCGAAACTTTTACGAAGCTTGAAAACTGGCTGAATGAACTGGAAACCTACACAACACGCAACGACATTGTAAAAATGCTGGTTGGGAACAAGATCGATAGG GATGACCATGAAGTGGACAGAAATGAAGGGCTGAAATTTGCAAGGAAACACTCTATGCTTTTTATTG AGGCCAGTGCAAAGACTAAAGATGGCGTCCAGTGTGCCTTTGAGGAGCTCGTAGAGAAGATCCTCCAGACTCCGGGGCTTTGGGAAAGTGAAAACCAGGGTCAGAAGGTCCGTCTGGGGGAGCAGGAGCAGGGCGGTAACAGGGCATGTGGAGGATACTGTTCCATACCCTGA
- the LOC133990988 gene encoding patched domain-containing protein 3 has translation MTRYYTNCIERPLRLFFEMMGAFIGSHPWWFLTAPLILSTGLGSGFYFLKDRMSNNIEEQFTPVDGQAKMERKYIQETFPGNDSMFSSLRMNTDGNYATLIATSDSNILTVESLQDILDLDLKIRRMVVQFDNQSFEYVDVCAEVMGSCTSNDILDIIEYNSNNIDIVNLTFPWYHTDRRSIPLYLSLGSVKVNKEVVESAKAIQLHYYLREDNKTKTDLWLESVIHLVSNESSSSIQVSYSTSMSMQWEFEKSPSSVISLFSITYAIAIAFSIFSCWRLDNVRTKVWVASCGVLSTGLAVLSGFGAMLLLGQPFVMTVASCPFMILGIGLDDMFIMISCWQRTRVLDSVPERLADTYRDAAISISITTLTDALALFLGAISPFGSVQSFCLYAGISVCFCYLYSITFLGACMALNGRREAENKHWFTCAKIPEDSPPTDSKSSSMCCAGGSYDRVTEKEETEPMSQIFERFYGPFLTHKLIKACVFVIYASYLAVSIYGCFTLKEGLDRKNLALDDSYISTYYNTQSQHLSEYSCNVMVAVTQPFPYWDEDEQKHLFSCMSNFENLNYVNGTFGWFLSFQQYANATNCSIRSQEAFQTHLPHFLELNSMFKQDINWSTDNQIQASRFFIQTLNKTQMKDMMIGLRETAEECPVELLVYHPAFIYFDQYTVIMDNTIRTILMAVIVMLVVSLILIPSPLCSLWVAFAICSVTVGVTGFMSLWGVHLDSISMINLVMCIGFSVDFSAHISYSFVSSPKSDVNGKAVDALAHLGYPMVQGALSTVLGVVVLSMSGSYIFRTFFKIVFLVITFGLLHGLVFIPVFLTIFAACWKWC, from the exons ATGACGAGATACTATACAAACTGCATAGAGAGACCTTTACGCCTCTTTTTTGAGATGATGGGTGCCTTTATTGGATCTCATCCCTGGTGGTTCCTGACTGCTCCACTTATTCTGTCAACAGGTTTGGGGAGCGGGTTTTATTTTCTCAAGGACAGGATGTCCAACAATATTGAAGAGCAGTTCACACCAGTTGATGGACAAGCCAAGATGGAGAGGAAATACATCCAAGAAACATTTCCAGGGAATGATTCCATGTTTTCCAGTTTAAGGATGAACACAGATGGGAATTATGCAACACTTATAGCTACAAGTGACAGTAATATTCTGACAGTGGAGTCACTTCAGGACATCCTAGATTTGGACCTTAAAATTAGGAGAATGGTAGTGCAGTTTGACAACCAGTCATTTGAATATGTAGATGTTTGTGCCGAAGTGATGGGCTCCTGCACTTCTAATGACATTCTAGATATCATTGAATACAACTCCAATAATATAGACATTGTCAATTTGACGTTTCCGTGGTATCACACTGACCGTAGGAGTATTCCCTTATATTTAAGTTTGGGTAGTGTCAAAGTGAATAAAGAGGTAGTTGAAAGTGCTAAAGCCATACAGCTCCATTACTACTTACGAGaggacaacaaaacaaaaacagacttgTGGTTGGAAAGTGTCATACATTTGGTCTCAAATGAATCATCATCTTCCATTCAG GTGTCATACTCCACTTCCATGTCGATGCAGTGGGAATTTGAGAAATCTCCATCTTCAGTCATCAGTTTATTCTCCATCACCTACGCCATTGCTAttgcattttcaattttttcatGCTGGAG GTTGGATAATGTGAGGACGAAGGTGTGGGTGGCGTCCTGTGGGGTTCTCTCAACAGGTCTGGCAGTCCTGAGCGGTTTCGGTGCAATGTTGTTGCTTGGCCAACCTTTTGTCATGACAGTTGCCTCCTGTCCTTTCATGATATTAG GTATTGGACTTGATGACATGTTCATCATGATCTCCTGCTGGCAGAGGACCCGAGTCCTGGATAGTGTTCCCGAAAGGCTGGCTGACACCTACAGGGATGCtgccatctccatctccattaCCACCCTGACTGATGCTCTAGCTCTCTTCCTCGGCGCCATCTCGCCCTTTGGCTCAGTCCAGTCCTTCTGCCTCTACGCTGGGATCTCTGTTTGCTTCTGCTATTTGTACAGCATCACTTTCCTGGGGGCTTGCATGGCTTTGAACGGACGGAGGGAAGCTGAGAACAAGCACTGGTTCACATGTGCCAAAATCCCAGAGGATTCACCACCCACGGATTCAAAAAGTTCCAGTATGTGTTGTGCTGGAGGGAGCTATGATCGAGTCACTGAAAAGGAGGAAACGGAGCCCATGAGTCAAATCTTTGAGCGGTTCTATGGCCCATTTCTCACCCACAAACTGATTaaagcatgtgtgtttgtaatcTATGCTAGTTATCTGGCTGTTAGTATATATGGTTGTTTTACCTTGAAGGAGGGACTCGATAGAAAAAATCTCGCTCTGGATGATTCCTACATCAGTACTTACTACAACACTCAAAGTCAACACTTGTCTGAATATAGCTGTAATGTGATGGTGGCAGTGACGCAGCCCTTCCCCTACTGGGATGAGGATGAGCAAAAGCATCTCTTTTCATGCATGTCAAATTTCGAAAACTTGAATTATGTAAATGGGACTTTTGGTTGGTTTCTGTCCTTTCAGCAGTATGCAAATGCAACCAATTGTAGCATACGTTCGCAAGAGGCTTTCCAAACCCATCTGCCCCATTTTTTAGAACTTAACTCCATGTTCAAACAGGACATCAACTGGAGCACAGACAATCAGATTCAGGCCTCTCGCTTCTTTATTCAGACACTGAACAAAACTCAGATGAAGGACATGATGATAGGACTCAGGGAAACAGCAGAGGAGTGTCCAGTTGAGCTTCTGGTGTATCACCCTGCTTTCATCTACTTTGACCAGTATACTGTGATCATGGACAACACCATTCGAACCATTCTGATGGCTGTGATTGTTATGCTAGTTGTCTCACTCATCCTGATACCCAGCCCCCTTTGTTCATTATGGGTGGCTTTTGCAATTTGTTCAGTCACTGTTGGCGTGACGGGGTTCATGTCTCTGTGGGGTGTTCACCTGGACTCCATTTCTATGATCAACCTGGTCATGTGCATTGGTTTCTCTGTGGACTTCTCAGCACATATTTCTTATTCGTTTGTCTCTAGCCCCAAGAGTGATGTCAACGGGAAAGCCGTGGATGCCCTGGCCCATTTAGGGTATCCGATGGTGCAAGGAGCATTGTCCACTGTTTTAGGAGTGGTGGTGCTGTCCATGTCGGGGAGTTATATATTTAGGACTTTCTTCAAGATCGTGTTCCTTGTGATTACTTTTGGGCTGCTTCATGGCTTGGTGTTTATACCAGTATTTTTGACTATATTTGCAGCATGTTGGAAGTGGTGTTAA